In Equus caballus isolate H_3958 breed thoroughbred chromosome 28, TB-T2T, whole genome shotgun sequence, the following proteins share a genomic window:
- the MAPK12 gene encoding mitogen-activated protein kinase 12 — MSSPPPARRGFYRQEVTKTAWEVRAVYQDLQPVGSGAYGAVCSAVDSRTGAKVAIKKLYRPFQSELFAKRAYRELRLLKHMRHENVIGLLDVFTPDETLDDFTDFYLVMPFMGTDLGKLMKHEKLSEDRIQFLVYQMLKGLKYIHAAGVIHRDLKPGNLAVNEDCELKILDFGLARQADSEMTGYVVTRWYRAPEVILNWMHYTQTVDIWSVGCIMAEMITGKTLFKGNDHLDQLKEIMKVTGTPPADFVQRLQSVEAKNYMKGLPELEKKDFASILTNASPLAVSLLERMLVLDAERRVTAAEALAHPYFESLQDAEDEPRAQKYDESFDDVDRTLDEWKRVTYKEVLSFKPPRQLGAKVSKETAL, encoded by the exons ATGAGCTCTCCGCCGCCCGCCCGCAGGGGCTTTTACCGCCAAGAAGTAACCAAGACGGCCTGGGAGGTGCGCGCCGTGTACCAGGACCTGCAGCCCGTGGGCTCGGGCGCCTACGGCGCCGTGTG CTCGGCCGTGGACAGCCGCACAGGCGCCAAGGTGGCCATCAAGAAGCTGTACCGGCCCTTCCAGTCCGAGTTGTTCGCCAAGCGCGCCTACCGCGAGCTGCGCCTCCTTAAGCACATGCGCCACGAGAAC GTGATTGGGCTGCTGGATGTGTTCACTCCTGACGAGACCCTGGATGACTTCACAGATTT CTATCTGGTGATGCCGTTCATGGGCACTGACCTGGGCAAGCTCATGAAGCATGAGAAGCTGAGTGAGGACCGGATCCAGTTTCTTGTCTACCAGATGTTGAAGGGACTGAAG tATATCCATGCTGCTGGTGTCATCCACAGG gacCTGAAGCCTGGCAACCTGGCGGTGAACGAGGACTGTGAGCTGAAG ATCCTGGACTTCGGCCTGGCCAGGCAGGCAGATAGTGAGATGACCGGATACGTGGTGACCCGGTGGTACCGGGCGCCTGAGGTCATATTGAATTGGATGCACTACACACAGACGG TGGACATCTGGTCAGTGGGCTGCATCATGGCAGAGATGATCACGGGGAAGACGTTATTCAAGGGCAACGACC ACCTGGACCAGCTGAAGGAGATCATGAAGGTGACAGGGACGCCTCCCGCAGACTTTGTGCAGAGGCTGCAGAGCGTAGAA GCGAAGAACTACATGAAGGGCCTCCCCGAGCTGGAGAAGAAGGATTTTGCCTCAATCTTGACCAATGCAAGCCCTCTGG CCGTGAGCCTGCTGGAGAGAATGCTGGTGCTCGATGCAGAGCGGCGGGTGACAGCGGCCGAGGCACTGGCCCACCCCTACTTCGAGTCACTGCAGGACGCGGAGGATGAACCCAGGGCCCAGAAGTACGACGAGTCCTTTGATGACGTGGACCGCACGCTGGATGAGTGGAAGC gtgtCACGTATAAAGAGGTGCTCAGCTTCAAGCCTCCCCGGCAGCTGGGAGCCAAGGTCTCCAAGGAGACAGCCCTGTGA